The Arachis hypogaea cultivar Tifrunner chromosome 16, arahy.Tifrunner.gnm2.J5K5, whole genome shotgun sequence genome contains a region encoding:
- the LOC112755140 gene encoding uncharacterized protein, which translates to MPPTYFPLRWESTGDQWWFASPIDFAAANGHYDLVRELLRIDSNHLFKLTSLRRIRRLELVWDDDGGDQFHDVAKCRSYVARKLHEECESKKGKKKNDSLIRSGYGGWLMYTAASAGDLEFVRKLLERNRLLAFGEGEYDVTDVLYAAARSKNSEVFRLLFDFAVTGKQRGSLEEEMVPSVYRWEMTNRGVHAAARAGNLVILEDLLANSSDLLAYRDAQGSTVLHSAAARGQVEVIKYLTSSSFEIINSTDHQGNTALHVASYRGQLPSVEALVSASPSLISLRNNSGETFLHKAVSGFQSHAFRRLDRQVELLRELLRGKKFHTDEIINVRNTDGRTALHLATIGNIRIDLVQLLMTSPSINVNACDVNGMTPLDYLKQNPNSTASKVLIRKLIAAGGMFGFRGYSSRKAIASHLKMQQQGNGSSPGTSFRISDTQIFLFTGVENNEWDASSDEGSATAMSALSSSEHIAYDSAALEHRRSTTSKRLSSMNYAAAARFRRVFHCHKGKKDKRNEGFKKSFDDKVSEKIPKPLRHKYFRPSMVVNNKRNFSVRSYQSSPNAKKRFASGTAHGNAQSVPHVKVSGRSRSSSFSMMSSSVSSPRSMDKQKDICIIDNNDGASCSSQMNNDGDESETLRKRASSVSRKMRSRGYLCFGERSLLNARTTLKRKQESKSGV; encoded by the exons ATGCCTCCAACATATTTCCCTCTTCGCTGGGAAAGCACAGGGGACCAATGGTGGTTCGCATCGCCAATAGACTTTGCTGCTGCTAACGGCCACTACGACTTGGTTCGCGAGCTTCTTCGAATCGATAGCAACCACCTCTTCAAGCTCACCTCGCTCCGCCGTATCCGCCGCCTCGAACTAGTATGGGATGACGACGGCGGAGACCAGTTCCATGACGTCGCCAAGTGTCGCTCTTACGTAGCCCGGAAGCTTCACGAAGAGTGCGAatcgaagaaaggaaagaagaaaaacgaTTCTCTGATCCGCTCCGGGTACGGCGGGTGGCTCATGTACACTGCTGCATCAGCAGGGGACTTGGAATTCGTTCGGAAGCTTCTGGAGAGGAACCGTCTGCTGGCTTTTGGAGAAGGCGAGTATGACGTCACTGATGTGTTGTATGCTGCTGCCAGGAGCAAGAATAGTGAGGTTTTCCGGCTGCTGTTTGATTTTGCGGTTACCGGAAAACAACGTGGTAGTCTGGAGGAGGAGATGGTTCCGTCTGTTTATAGGTGGGAGATGACAAATAGGGGTGTTCATGCTGCTGCTAGAGCTGGTAATTTAGTCATTTTGGAGGACCTTCTTGCAAATTCTTCTGATCTTTTGGCTTATAGAGATGCTCAGGGATCTACTGTCTTGCATTCGGCTGCAGCTAGAGGCCAAGTTGAG GTAATCAAATATCTCACATCATCATCCTTTGAAATTATCAACTCCACAGACCATCAAGGCAACACTGCATTACATGTGGCTTCATACAGAGGCCAACTACCTTCAGTTGAAGCTCTAGTCTCTGCATCTCCATCATTAATCTCTCTTAGAAACAATTCAGGAGAAACCTTTCTCCACAAGGCCGTCTCCGGTTTCCAGTCACATGCGTTTCGAAGACTGGACCGACAGGTTGAGCTTCTAAGGGAGTTACTGAGAGGGAAGAAGTTTCACACAGATGAGATCATCAATGTTAGGAACACTGATGGAAGAACAGCTCTTCACCTTGCCACCATTGGAAACATTCGCATTGATCTTGTCCAACTCTTGATGACATCTCCATCAATCAATGTCAATGCCTGCGATGTTAATGGAATGACTCCACTTGATTACCTAAAGCAAAACCCGAATTCGACAGCATCGAAAGTACTAATCCGAAAATTGATTGCAGCTGGGGGAATGTTTGGTTTTAGAGGCTATAGTTCAAGAAAAGCCATAGCTTCACACTTGAAAATGCAGCAGCAGGGGAATGGAAGCAGCCCTGGTACTTCTTTCCGAATCTCGGACACTCAAATCTTTCTGTTTACAGGAGTTGAGAATAATGAATGGGATGCTAGTTCTGATGAGGGAAGCGCGACGGCGATGAGTGCTTTGTCTTCATCAGAACACATAGCATACGACTCTGCAGCTTTAGAGCACAGAAGATCAACCACTAGCAAGAGGCTGAGTTCCATGAACTATGCGGCCGCTGCTCGGTTTAGAAGAGTCTTTCATTGTCATAAGGGGAAGAAGGACAAGAGAAATGAAGGATTCAAGAAATCATTTGATGACAAGGTTTCGGAAAAAATCCCGAAACCACTTAGGCACAAATATTTTAGGCCTTCAATGGTTGTAAACAATAAAAGGAACTTTTCTGTGAGGAGTTACCAGTCAAGTCCGAATGCAAAGAAGAGATTTGCTTCGGGAACTGCGCACGGAAATGCGCAATCCGTGCCACATGTAAAGGTTTCAGGGAGGTCAAGGTCTAGTTCATTTTCCATGATGTCATCATCAGTTTCTTCACCAAGATCAATGGATAAGCAAAAGGATATTTGCATTATTGACAATAATGATGGAGCTTCTTGCTCAAGTCAAATGAACAACGATGGTGATGAATCAGAAACTTTGAGAAAGAGAGCTTCTTCAGTTAGTAGAAAAATGAGGAGTCGTGGTTATTTGTGTTTTGGTGAGCGGAGTCTTCTTAATGCGAGAACAACCTTGAAGCGTAAACAAGAAAGCAAGAGCGGGGTTTAG